A region of Anopheles merus strain MAF chromosome 2R, AmerM5.1, whole genome shotgun sequence DNA encodes the following proteins:
- the LOC121600513 gene encoding uncharacterized protein LOC121600513 has translation MNPEGSAPIAPKTTPHAPPAHIKAEHEERHVVSKISFPDFDVDDVDTWFLCLEAAFNVNDVKSDKQKFNTVIVALGNRAKYVYTAIAKCNKSENNDRYITMKNAVLEYFQPSENQRLTNLLSGVSLGDHKPSMLLSEMRRLGGEGCSDSVLLNIWFRALPNTVRSIVSALPTATLDEQAIVADKIMEAPRTEIAPVRREASHTHHTPRTSSDIAALEERIEQLSRRLDEVLSVDRRAAHHKSRSRYTSRSRDRRGQRPTHSSRDHRKPSSSRRWICWYHYRHGAKAEKCEKEKEGDSTIQCIFFEEGIPVQARNKP, from the coding sequence ATGAATCCCGAAGGAAGTGCCCCCATCGCGCCGAAGACGACTCCCCACGCGCCACCGGCACACATCAAAGCGGAGCACGAGGAAAGGCATGTGGTTTCAAAAATCAGTTTTCCTGATTTCGATGTGGATGATGTGGACACCTGGTTCCTCTGCCTGGAAGCAGCTTTCAACGTCAACGACGTAAAATCGGACAAGCAGAAATTTAATACGGTCATCGTGGCGCTCGGCAACCGAGCCAAATACGTTTACACTGCCATTGCAAAGTGTAACAAAAGTGAGAATAACGATCGTTACATCACAATGAAAAACGCCGTACTGGAGTATTTTCAACCCTCGGAAAACCAGCGGCTAACCAACCTCCTTTCCGGTGTTTCGCTGGGTGACCACAAGCCCAGCATGCTGCTCTCCGAGATGCGAAGACTGGGCGGAGAAGGATGCTCCGACAGCGTTCTTCTTAACATCTGGTTTCGTGCACTACCCAACACAGTGCGGTCCATCGTTTCCGCCTTGCCCACCGCTACACTCGACGAGCAGGCGATCGTGGCTGACAAAATCATGGAGGCGCCACGCACGGAGATTGCACCTGTACGAAGAGAGGCCTCCCACACGCATCACACACCGAGAACATCATCGGATATCGCAGCACTCGAAGAACGGATCGAGCAACTCTCCCGAAGACTGGACGAAGTTCTCTCGGTCGATCGACGCGCAGCTCATCACAAATCCCGTTCCCGCTACACATCAAGGTCAAGGGACAGGAGAGGACAACGACCTACGCACTCATCACGTGATCATCGGAAGCCGTCCTCGTCCCGCAGATGGATTTGCTGGTATCACTACCGGCACGGAGCGAAAGCGGAGAAATgcgagaaggagaaggaaggCGACAGCACCATCCAGTGCATTTTTTTCGAAGAAGGCATACCGGTTCAAGCCAGGAACAAACCGTAA